In Acomys russatus chromosome 16, mAcoRus1.1, whole genome shotgun sequence, the DNA window tgcagttgctgggaattgaactcaggacctttggaagagcagctggtgctcttaacctctaagccatctctccaccccctcttctgggtttttcaaaacagggtttctctgtgtagtcttggctatcctggaactcactctgtagaccaggctggcctcgaactcacagagatctgcctgcctctggcacccaagtgccaggattaaaggtgtgcgccaccgccgtCATCACCACCTGAccttttctttctaagatttatttttattctgtgtgtgtgggtgttttgcctgcatgtatgtctgtgcaacatgTGGGTGCCGTGCCctctgaggccaggagagggcgtgggaacttctggaactagagttacagatggtttgagccaccatggggACGGtgggaaacaaacccaggtcctctgctaaagcaacaagtgctcttacccaccgagctatctctccagccccccacaacCGATGGATGAAAAGTCACCCAGAGTCCAGGAAACAACCTCCCACCTATGATTGCGCACCAGGCTTCGTTTGAGATGCTGGAGATTCAGTGGCCATGACCTGCCCTCTGGGACCTCAcagtgggaaggaaggcaggcatgtAAATGTGCCTCTGTGTTGTGAATTGACACTAGATGCTCGAGGGCTCTTCTCTgccccagctagttcccaaataatcaagACAGAGACCTTTTAGAATTACAAAAGCTTTTAGGCACCGTAACTGAACAGATaccaaccctctaagctattttgctatttcccagctacacacacacacacacacacacacacacacacacttgccataattgttcctgcctgggctgcttccgTTCcttcaggccagccctcatggccacatgCTCATGGTCCTTACTGCCCCAtggccacttccttctctctggcttcctctcctcctgctgtggctctcttcttctctgtcctcatggTCCTCTTCtgaccccaagcccaggaacctaagcTCCGCCTACTTCCATTTAGCCCAGCTGTGTAGGCTGTCAGCTACTTTTATTAACCAACCGACttgaaattggggggggggggcaaggtttACAAACAACACCTGGCGCACATGAGAATGTGCTGGACAGCCACCAGATCTTGGGGGTCAGTATTTAGAATTGGAATGCGTAGCCCCCATACCAACCCCAATGTCACTGCAGTGCACAGTGGTAGTGACAGAGGGGTGTGCAAGAACCTGGGGTTGGGTTGGGTAAATGGCCTGTTTGCTAAAATGCTTGCTGCATGGGcttgagagcctgagttcaaggccctatGTAAAATGTAGGGCACAATAGCGTGCATTTGTTGATTCCAAACCAAGGAGGGGGTGATGGGTGGACCCCACCCTAGCTGAATCGGCAGTCCCTGGGTTCTAGTGGAAGCCTGTCTCAAGAACACAAGCTTGTTGAGGCATGATGCCCAAGGTCATTTTCTGGCCTCCATCcgtagctacacacacacacacgtacacgtgTACACAGATACAGAAGGATCAGACGTGGCTGAGGAGGAATGCCTGGCTCAGACTGGGGTGCACAGGCAATGGGCAGGTCCTCGGGTATGGCACCCTTCTCTGACTTGAACACCAGACAGCAGGCTGAAGATTGTCTGTCCTTAACTCCACGTTCTCTGTGTTCTCCACCTAACTCCATGTCCAAGGATCCTGGGCTGCCAAAAGGAGGCTATGCCAGTCTCCTGAAGACTTCCCCAAGGCGGGACTTGAGAGATGGCTACGAAGTAGAGTGTgccaggcaaggtggcgcacgcctttaatcccagcacttgggaggcaaaggcaggcggatctctgtgagttcaaggccagccttggctacagagggagtccaggacaaccagggctccacagagaaaccctgtctcgaaaaaccaaaaaaaaaaaaaaagaaagaaagaagttaagatTGCACCAggcgaggtggtgcatgcctatactcttagcactcgagaggcagagacagacaaatctctgtgagttcaaggccagcctggtctatacagcaagtccaggacagccaaggctacacagagaaaccctaactctaggccttccaccccccacctcacctcaAAAAAAATGCGTGCTTACTGCCCTTGGgccagagtttagttcccagcacccacagtgccaTAGCAAGTGGCTTGAAAtcatccagctccaggggacccaaggcacctgcacacagacacacacacacacaggcccctAAAAACCAATTTTAACATTTTGATTATGAACCTAGCTTCTAATGGCTGAGacacatttctccagccctaacaATCTTtacccccccaccaaaaaaaataaataaataaaaaaccagaaaaagaaatatatatatgtatcccTCATGCATTTCCCCATCCTATTCCAGGCTGACAGAGACCATTGAGCGCCTGCAGTCTCAAGTCGAGGAGCTACAGGCCCAGGTGGAGCAACTGCGAGGCCTGGAGCAGCTTCGGGTTTGCCGGGAGAAGCGGGAACGCAGGCGAACGATTCATACCTTTCCCTGCCTGAAGGAGCTGTGTACAAGTGCTCGGTAGGCAAAGGCCCTGGTGTGTCTTAGAGTCAGTCTCAAGAGCTCTGACTGAAGGATGAAAGTGCACAGTGCACAGCAGCCGGGAAGGAGGCCTGTGTCTGGCCCAAGCCATCGGAATGCCTTAAGTGTTACTGTGCTAAAATAAGCCATCACGGCCGTTTTGCCCACTAGTCAGATGAGAAAGGCCTAAGCCTGGCAGTTACATGGCTCATCCAAGGTTGTGTGGTTAGTACTCAGCATAGTCTGGCTTCTAACCTAGGAAGAGTTGAGTACTGTACCGTTTGATTCCCattaaatcttttgtttgtttgttttcgagacagggtttctctgtgtagccttggcgcacgcctttagtcccagcactctggaggcagaggcaagccgatcactgtgagttcgaggccagcctggtctacaaagggagtcctggacagccaaggctacacaaagaaaccctgtctcgaaccttccccctcactccccccccaaaaaagaccctggttttttgctttgttttaataagtTGAAAAATAAGAAGTGTGATGGAAACTAGGTTCCGGCTGCAACAGAACAGGGTCACTATCATCTCTAAGCCTCAAGGTCTAAAGGAAGGGAGATTACCACACCCTAGAAAGTATGGAGAGTGTCTGGCCAGCGCCAATTAGCGAAAGACACGCCTGGAGATCTCCCTTTGTGCCTGCCTTGGACCTTCCCTGAGCCTCCCAGGGCTGAAGAATCCTGGGTGAGCCTCAATGGGTCATGGGCCTCAGACACACAGCCAGGAGAGAACGATagaagggtggagaaggaagggttAGCGCCCGGTGTGTGACACTTACACCCGCGGCCTTGGCCATGACCAACTTCTGCTGCTTGCCCCCCCCAGCAGGTGTGAGGATGGCTTCCGCCTACACAGTTCCTCACTGGAGCTGGGCCCTCGGCCCCTGGAGCAGGAAAACGAACGGCTGCAGACCTTGGTGGGGGTGCTGCGTTCCCAGGTGAGCCAGGAGCGACAGCGCAAGGAGCGAGCAGAGCGCGAGTACACCGTGGTGCTCCAGGAGTAcacggagctggagagacagctgtgtGAGATGGAGGGCTGCCGCCTGCGCGTGCAGGAGCTGGAGGCCGAGCTGCTGGAGCTGCAGCAGATGAAGCAGGCAAAGACCTACCTGCTGGCCCGGGATGAGCACCTGGCAGAGGCTTTGCTGGCGCCTCTCACTCAGGCCCCGGAGGCTGACGACCCCCAACCAGGCAGTGGAGACGACTCCAATGCCCAGGATGGTATCTCCTCACCTGCAGCCTCCCCGAGCCACGCCGTGCGCAAGAGCTGCAGTGACACAGCACTCAATGCCATAGTGGCCAAAGACCCAGCCAGCCGACATGCTGGCAACCTCACGTTGCATGCCAACAGTGTGCGCAGGCGCGGTATGTCTATCCTGAGGGAGGTGGATGAACAGTACCACGCGCTGCTGGAGAAATACGAGGAGCTGCTGAGCAAGTGCCGGCAGCATGGTGCCGGGGTGCGGCACGCGGGCGTGCAGACCTCCCGGCCCATCTCCCGGGACAGCTCATGGAGGGACCTGCTGGGAGGCGAGGAGGGCCAGGGAGAGGGCAAGGCGGGTGAGAAAAGCCTAAGCCAGCACGTGGAGGCGGTGGATAAGCGGCTGGAGCAGAGCCAGCCGGAGTACAAAGCACTCTTCAAAGAGATCTTCGCCAGGATCCAGAAGACCAAGGCCGACATCAACGCCACCAAAGTCAAGACACACAGCAGCAAGTGATCTGTCTCTAGGCCcgcagcctccctctgcctcctagccAGAGGGGTCCCTCATCCCTTGATGGCAGCCTCTTGGCAAGTGAGAAAGCCCCTTAAGCAGCAATATATCATAGCAGGTGGCTGGAGCCTATGCAAGGAGGCCTTTCTGATCTGCAGACACAGCGTATTTCCTGCTGGTGGCTCGGCGCACCTGTCCTGCCTCCCTTGGCCACTTCGCTTCAGCTTGAAGGCACAGCTTAATTTAAAAGccaaacaccccacccccacctctccacccaACTACTGTCCCTGGGGGGGCTCTTCAGCCTCCTCAACCCTCTGTTTCTGAACCCCAGGCCTCACTCTCAGATTGTCGCCAATCTTCTGCAAGCCTTTCTGGCTTaactggtgatttttttttttttaacccctccAAAGTTGGTTTTCTGAGAGATTTGTAAAGCAAGGTCTCCTTCAACCTTGCCACAACTGGAAACACTTGAAAGGGAATCTCAGAACCAGCCGTTGCTGGTGTCTGGGGTCTCGTAGACCATACACTGCTTCTTGCCAGCCATGACTGTCCTTCCCTTAGCGCCAGCTGTAGCTCTCCCAGAATTCTGAGCAGGACACAGCTAGCTCCCACCTTGCAGAACAGGAAGCTTTAGTCAGGAGTGTACCCGCTCCAGCCCTGGCAAATACCCTCAGCTCACCACAGATCTGTAGCCAATCCGAATAGAGGAGGGGAACCCCTCAACAGCCATGCATGGGGTAGAGTCCCTTTCCTCTCAGGGCCAACCTCCTTAAGTTCCCGTTCCTGGAAACACCTTGTGGGCATGAAGCTTTGCAGGGGCTCAGATGGTGGGGAGGGCCCCAAGCCTGTGCCACCTCTGcgtcccttcctttctctgtacCTGCCCCATCTCAGGGACCATGACGTCTCATCCACTCCTCACTTCCTCAGGCCAGCCCTGCTACAGTTCACATCTGCAGCCTTCAGAATGTCCCATGTAAGTGTCACCAACCCAGGTCCTAGTGTCCATCCCTACTCTTCACCAGGGACTGTAGGATCCTTATTCcatgttgagttttgttttgttgtgtttgtttgtttcattttctttcttttctttctttttactttttttagagacaaggtttctctgtgtagccttggctgctctggattccctttgtagaccaggctggccttgaacccactgagggctcacagagatctacctgcctctgcctcctgagtaaaggcgtgtgccgccaccactgcccagcccgcAAGCTGAGTATTCTGAAATTGAAGAAATCCCTCCCGTCCCACCTTCCTACAGAACACCTGCTCTTCACCGCCCACCTTTATGGGGGGCAGTTCGAGACCTGGGTCAAGGGTTCAGTATTTTAAGCCTAAGACTTCAGAAAGTCAAGCTTCATCTGAGAGATACCCAGGTCCCCAGCTCACCCTCAGCAGTTTTTTCGGGGCTTCTGGTTCCTTCTGCCACCCTTCCCAAGACCCTAGAAATCAAAGGAGCCATACAATCCAGTGGGAGGCAGTGACTCTGGCCTCAGTGCCGGGAGCCCAGTAGGAACCGTCACGCCTTACCTCTTTCTAATGGGTGAAGAAGGCTTTCTTATAAGCATGTCTGACATCCCTGGAGAGGCTACATTGCTCCGGGTGGCACTGTGATGTCAGCTGGCAGCTGGATCCTTCTGTTCATGCAACTCGGACCCTTTTGTCCTTTGGGGCTGGTCACCTCCAggccctctgtgtctctctgtcacctGGGGATAGAGGAGGAACTCAGGCCCGATCACTTCCCCGGTTCTGTAGCAGCTGACCAGCATCACCTTCGAAGT includes these proteins:
- the Cdr2l gene encoding cerebellar degeneration-related protein 2-like encodes the protein MRRAAGMEDYSAEEEESWYDHQDLEQDLHLAAELGKTLLERNKELEGSLQQMYATNEEQVQEIEYLTKQLDTLRLVNEQHAKVYEQLDLAARDLELTNQRLVLESKTAQQKIHGLTETIERLQSQVEELQAQVEQLRGLEQLRVCREKRERRRTIHTFPCLKELCTSARCEDGFRLHSSSLELGPRPLEQENERLQTLVGVLRSQVSQERQRKERAEREYTVVLQEYTELERQLCEMEGCRLRVQELEAELLELQQMKQAKTYLLARDEHLAEALLAPLTQAPEADDPQPGSGDDSNAQDGISSPAASPSHAVRKSCSDTALNAIVAKDPASRHAGNLTLHANSVRRRGMSILREVDEQYHALLEKYEELLSKCRQHGAGVRHAGVQTSRPISRDSSWRDLLGGEEGQGEGKAGEKSLSQHVEAVDKRLEQSQPEYKALFKEIFARIQKTKADINATKVKTHSSK